From the Micromonospora echinofusca genome, the window GCCCCGTTCGCGGCGGCCGTACGCGAGCTGCACCTGGACCAGTCGTACCCGTCCGTCGTCGCCGGCTCGTGGCTGGTGCTGGAGACCGGCGGGACGCCGCAGCTGCGCCGGGTGGACGCGGTGGCGGACCTGCCGGTGGCGGACTTCGGCATCGCCGCCCGCACCACCCGCGTCACCGTCACCGGCGGCGACTCGCACGCCTTCTCCCGCCGTTCGACGACGGTGCTGGGCGACAGCCGGTTGCTCCCCCTGGCCCCGGTGCCACGCACCGCGCCCCTGGCCCGGGTGGCGACGCTGGAGTTGGCCCGCCCGGCGCCCGGGCTGGAGCCCGGCCGGCGGCTGGTGCTCACCGGCGTCGACCCGGCGGGCGCGGCGGTCTGCGAGGTGGTCGTCGTCCAGCGGGTCCGCGACGCCGCCACGGTGGACCTCGAGGCGAACGTCGCGCACACCTACCGGCGCGACAGCGTCCGCGTCCTGGGCAACGTGGCGGAGGCGACCCACGGGGAGAGCCGGGCCGAGGTGCTCGGCGGTGGTGACGCCCGGCAGGCGTTCCAACGGTTCACGCTGCGGCACGCGCCGCTGACACACGTGCCCGCCGCGACCGCCAGCGGGTCGCGCACCACCCTGGCCGTCTGGGTCGACGGGGTGCGCTGGCAGGAGGTGCCGGCGCTGCTCGGTCAGCCCGCCACGGCCCGGGTCTACACGGTGCGCCGGGCCGACGACGGCACCGTCACCGTCACCTTCGGCGACGGTCGCACCGGGGCGCGGCTGCCCAGCGGGCGCGACAACGTGGTGGCCACCTACCGGTCCGGGATCGGCCGGCTGGCCGACCTGGCGCCGGGACGGCTGACCATCCCGCTGTCGCGGCCGCTGGGCCTGATGGAGGTCACCAACCCGGTGCCCGCCGCCGGCGCCGACGACCCGGAGGGCGTGGACCGGGCGCGCCGCAACGCCCCGCTGGCCGTACGCACCCTGGGGCGGGTCGTCTCCCTGCACGACCACGCCGACTTCGCCCGCGCCTTCGCCGGTATCGGCAAGGCCCGCGCCGACCTGGTCTGGGACGGGCAGCGGCAGATCGTCCTGCTCACCGTGGCCGGTCCCGACGGGGCACCGGTCCCGGAGAGCGCGCCGGTGCGCGACGACCTGCTGCGCGCCCTCGACGCCGCCCGCCAGCCCGCCGTGCCGGTACGCATCCTCGGCCACCGCCGCCGCCGGGTCGCGGTGACGGCCCGGCTGCTCGTCGCGCCCGGGCACCGCTTCGCCGCCGTCGCCGCAGCCGCCCGGGCGGCGCTGGTCGCCGGCCTGAGCTTCGACGCCCGCGACTACGCCCAGCCCGTACGCGCCAGCGAGGTGCAGGCCCTGCTGCACGCGGTCCCCGGGGTCGCGGCGGTGGTGCTGGAGCTGCTGCACGAGGCCGGGCAGCCCGCCGTCCGCGCCGAGGTGATCGCCGCCGCGCCGGCGCGCCGCACCGGCGACCTGCTGCTCCCCGCCGACCTGCTCACCGCGGACGCCGGTGACGTCACCCTTCTGGAGGCATCGTGAGGGCCGAGGAGATCTGGGCGCTGCTGCCGGCCGCCCTGCGCAGCCAGGACGAGGCGGCCGGCGGCGTGCTGCGCGCGCTGGTGGAGGTGATGGCGGAGCAGGCCGTCCTGCTCGCCGCCGACGTCGACCAGCTCGCCGACGACTGGTTCGTGGAGACCTGCGCCGAGTGGGTGGTGCCCTACCTCGGTGAGCTGGTGGGTGCGGGCCGGCTGCACCCGCTGGCCGGCGGCACCGGGTTCTCCGACCGGGCCCGGGTGGCCGACACCATCCGGTTCCGGCGGCGCAAGGGCACCACCGCCGCGCTGGAGGAGCTGACCCGGGCGAACACCGGCTGGAGCACCGCCGCCGTCGAGTTCTTCGAACGGCTGGTCGTCACCCAGCACGTCAACCACGTGCGCACCGCGCCGGCCACCGCGGCGATCCGCGACGCCGGGGCCCTCGAACTGGTCGGCGGCCCGTTCGAGCCGGTCTGCCGGACCGTCGACGTGCGGGCCATGGACGCCGGCCAGGGCCGCCCCAACATCCCGAACATCGGCATGTACGTGTGGCCGCTGCCGTCGTACCGGCTGGACCGGGCCACCGCCGCCCCGGTCGCCGACCCGCCGGACGGGCGGTGGTGGATCGACCCGGTCGGGGTGGACCGGCAGCTCACCGGGCCGACGGTCACCGAGCCGGACATCGACCACCGCGCCGACGAGGCCAACGTGCCCGGCCCGCTGCGCCGTCGCCCGCTGCGCGACGAGCTGGCCGCGCTCGCCTCCGCCGCCCCGCCCGCCCCGCAGGAGCTGCGCTGGTTCCGCGAGGACGACCCCTCCCTCGTCGTGTGGATCCAGCCGGCGCCCGGCGACGAGCTGCGGCCCGTACCCCTGGAGCAGCTGCGGATCTGCGACCTGGCCGGCTGGGAGCGGCCGACCGGCAGCCTGGTGCGCGTCGACCCGGTACGCGGCCGGGTCACGGTCGCGCCCGGGCGGCCCGTGCACCGGCTGGCGGTCTCCTGGTGGTACGCCTTCGGCGCCGACGTGGGCGCCGGCCCGTACCCCCGCCGGGGCGACCTGGGCGCGGCCGACGGGCCGGTGGACTGGCAACTCGCGGTGAGCGTGACCGAGCCGCCGCGCCCCGGCGAGGTCGTCGCCTCGCTCTCCGAGGCCGTGACGGCGTGGCACGACTGGCAGGCCGACCACCCCGGCACGGCCGGCCGGATCGTGCTCACCGACAGCCACCGCTACCCGGAGGACCTCCTGGTGCGGGTCGGGCAGGGCAGCCGGCTGAGCCTCCTCGCCGCCCGGTGGCCCCAACCGCCGGACCGGCCACGCCGGCAGGCCGACCTGGACCCGGTCGGCGTCCGGCCCTGCCTGCTCGGCGGCCTGTCGGTCACGGGCACCGGCGCCGGCGAGCGCCCCGGCGAACTGGTCCTCGACGGCCTGCTGGTCTCCGGGGCGGTGAACGTCGCCGCGCCCGCCGCCGGGGAGACCGGCCTGGGCCGGGTCGAGTTGCGGCACTGCACCGTCGGGCCGGCGGCGACCGGCCTCACCGTCGCCGCCGGCAACGACCGCACGCGGGTGGCGGTGCACCGCTGCGTCACCGGCGCGCTGGCCGCCGGCGACGGTCCCGTCACCGTGGTCGACACGCTCGTCCATGGTGGGATCGCCGCCCCGGACGCCGAGGCCGACCTGACCGGGGTGACCGTCCTCGGCGCCACCGACGTGCGGGTGCTAACCGCCACGGACTGCCTGTTCGACCAGCCGGTCAGCGTGGCCCGGCGCCAGCAGGGCCACGTCCGCTTCAGCTACCTGCGGCCCGGGTCGGTCACCCCACGCCGCTACCGCTGCCAGCCGGACCTGGCCCAGCAGGCCCACCCCGGCGACCCCGACGTGGCCACCCGCGTCGGGCCGGCGTTCGCCAGCACCCGCTACGGCGACGCCACCTACGGCCGGCTCGCCGGCACCGCCGCCGCCGAGCTGCACACCGGCGCGGAGTCCGGCGCCGAGATGGGGGCGTTCCGACGCGCGCTGACGCCGCAACGCCTCAACAACCTCGCCCTCGCGCTGGCGGAGTACCTGCCGCTGGGGCGGGTGGCCGCTGCCCTGCCCGTCCTGCCGACCGGAGGAACCACACCATGAAGGGCGACATCAGCCGCGCCACGTTCGACCAGCGGCGGCACGCGACGAGCGTACGCAAGCAGCAGGGCCGGGTGGACCTGGACGCCGACTGGAACGAGCAGCAGGACATCCAGGCGCACCTGCGCGCCACGGCGCTGACCGACGTGGTCGGCGCGGTCGGCGCGCCGCTGGCCGGCGGGGCGTTCGCGCTCACCGGCGGGGCCGACCTCACCCTGTCGGCCGGCCGCTACTACCTCGACGGGGTGCTCTGCGAGAACGACGCGCAGGTCTCCGTCTTCGGCCAGCCCGACCTGCCGGCGGCCGGCCCGTTCGTGCGCCGCCTCGACGGCACCTGGCTGCCCGCCGGCGCCCCGGTGCCCGCCGGGGTGTACGTGGCGTGGTTGCAGGTGTGGCCGCAGCACGTGACGGCCATCGAGGACCCGGCCCTGCGGGAGGTCGCCCTCGGCGGGCCGGACACGGCCACCCGGCTGCGTACCGTCTGGCAGGTGCGGCTGGCGCAGGCCGGGCCGCCGGGCACGCCGGTGGGCTGCGCGGACACCCCGCCCGGCTGGGCCGAGCTGACCGCCGCCTCCACCGGCACCCTCGCCGTACGGGCCGATCCCACCGGCGCCGCCGGGGGCGACTGCGTCATCCCGACCGGCTCGCCGTACACGGGGCTGGACAACCAGTACTACCGGGTGGAGATCCTCTCCGGGGGTGCCCCGGGCACCGCCACGTACGTGTGGTCGCGCGACAACGCCGCGACGGTGGCGACGTGGGAGAGCATCGACGTCGACGTGCTGACCGTGAAGGTCCCCGGCCGCGACGGCAGCGCCGGCTTCGCCAACGGCTCCTGGGTGGAGCTGACCGACGACGGCCGGGAGCAGAACGGCGTGCCCGGCACCCTGGTGCAGGTCGACCGGGTCGAGGGCGACCGGATCGTGATCCGCCCCGCCACCGCCACCGGCAGCCTCGACCGGGCCGCCTTCCCGAGCCGGCCGAGGGTGCGCCGCTGGGACGGGCGGGGCGCCGTGCCGGCCGGCGGGGCCGAACTCGACCTGGAACTCGGCATCAAGATCCGCTTCGCGGCCTCGGGCGGCTACCGCACCGGCGACTGGTGGTCGTTCCCCGCCCGCGCGGCGGTGCACGACGTGGAGTGGCCGCGGGTCGGCACCACGCCCGTGCCGCAGACCCCGCACGGGCCGCGCCGCTCCCACGGTCGCCTGGGCGTCGTCGCGTACGACGGCAGCCAGTGGAGCGTCCTGCGCGACTGCCGGCCGGTCTTCGCCCCGCTGACCGGTCAGCTCGCCCTGAGCCTGCTCGGCGGCGACGGCCAGGAGGCCGTGCCGGTGCCGGCCAGCCCGGCGACCCTGGTGCCGCTCGGCCACGACCTGGTGGCCGGCGTCGCCGTCGGCGGCCGGCCCGTCGCCAAGGCCCGGGTCAGGTTCGGCGTCACCGTCGGCCAGGGCCGGGTGACCTCCGGGTCCACCACCGCCGCCACCGTCACCGTCGAGACGGGCGCCGACGGGCGGGCCCGCTGCGCCTGGCAGCTCGACTCCGCCACCGCCACCCAGGAGGTCACCGCCGTCCTGCTCGACGAGGCCGGGCAGCCCACGGGCCTGCCGCTGACCTTCACCGCCAGCCTGTCGCGCGCCGACCGGGTGTCGTACGACCCGACCGGGCACCCGGCGCTGGCCGGCTCGACCACCGTGCAGGCCGCCATCGACCAGCTCGCCGCCGCCACCACGGGCGGCTGGGCGACGGTGACCGTCCGGCCGGGCATGGACTGGGTGCAGGCGCTGACCACCCTGCCCGCCGGCGACGTGCTGATCTGCTTCGCCCCGGGCCTTTACATCAGCACCACGCCCGTCACCTTCTCCGGGCGGGCCAACATCCGGCTGCTCGGCAGCGGCCCCGCCAGCCGGGTGCGGGTCCAGGGCCACGAGTACGCGCTGATGTTCGTCGACTGCGGCACCGTGTCGGTGGCCCACCTGGCGGTGGAGACCCCCGGCCCGGCGTCCGCCTCGCACCGCCTCGGCCCGGTCACCGCGGTCAACTGCGCCGAGGTCACCGTCGAGCACGCCCAGCTCACCGGGGTGCCCGGCGCGTCACCGCAGAGCACCTGCCTGACCGTGCGCAACGACCACAACGCCCCGCCCGGCCGGGTCCGGGTGCTCGACTCGGACTTCCGCATCGGCCACGGGCAGCAGGGCGTGCTGCTGGTCAACCCCGACCACGCGATCGTCACCCGCTGCCGCTTCTCCTGCCCGCCCCGGCCGGCCTCGCTCACCCTCGCCGAGTTGGTCAAGGACGAGAAGTTCCGCGGCCAGCTGGCCGGCCAGCTCGTGGGCCGGCTCGCCCTCGACCGTCACGACCGGCTGGAGCGCGGCGAGTGGAACACCGTCGTGCGGGTCGGGCAGTGGGGCGTACGGACGAACTCCATCGTCCCGGAGAGCGAGTGGCGGACGCTGACCACGCTGCACCCGCCCACGGCCGAGGACCTGCGCGGCGAGGAGGCCGCCGGGGCGTACATGCTGCGCCTGGTGGACCTGGCCACCCACGATCCCGGCCGGCTGCCGACCTACAAGCGGCAGCTCACGTCACTCAAGGGGCGCCTCGGCGAGAGCGCCGGACGGATCTTCGACACCGACGAGGGCCGCCAGACGCTGCGCGACTACCTGGTCGGCGGCGGGCTGGACGTGCGGCGTTCCGACGACATCGCCCGCGACCGCCGCGAGGTGGCCCTGCCCGCGCCCGGCGCGAGCCTGCGCTTCGACTCGGCACTGAGCCAGGGCGCGTGGGAGGCCGCCGTCGCCGCCTCGCCGCCGTCCCGCCCGGTGCAGACGCCCTCCGCCGCCGCCCGGCACCTGCGCGCCGTCGCCGACCGCATCCTGCTGGAGCCGGCCTTCGGGGAGCGCTACGCCGCCGCGTACCGGCAGGCGCTGACGGCGGCGGCCGAGACGTCGGTGGGCGCCTGCGGGGTGGTGATCGGGGGCGGGACCGCCGTGGGGGACGTCGAGGTCTCCGACTGCCGCTTCGACCAGGTGGCCGAGGGCGTGCACATCGGGGTGTCGTACCGCTCGGGGTCGCCCATCCAGGGCCGCACCATCCGCGTCACCGGCAACGACATCCACCTCTACAAGGCCTGGTGGCGCGGTTCGGGCACGATCCGCGGCATCAAGGTCGGCAACATGCGGCACGTGTTCGTCTCGGACAACCGGATCTCGGTGGCCGCCGGCACGGGGCTCGGCGTCTGGGCGTCGGGGGTCGGCGGGCCGATCCTGACGATCCGGGACAACCTCGCGCAGAACTGCGAGCCCGGGATCGTGTGCGACCCGTCCTGGTGGAGCGCACCGGGCAAGCACCTGTGGTCGGTCACCGACAACGTCTCGACGCACGGGCCGATCCTGCTCGGCAGCGGCGTACGGAACTCGGGCAACGTCAGCTGAGCTGTCGCCTGGGCGACTGCGCGGCCGGCCCCGACCGGCCTACGCTCTCGGTGACTGCCATTCAGCACGGTTGCGGATCGCGGATGTGGTCGAGGGGTTCAAGTCCTCTGGTGGTCACCAACAGTGGCAAGGCGGGTCCTCACGGGCCCGCCTTGTCCCGTTCGGGGCGCGGGGAGCCGGTCGGGGCGCCGTCGCTTCGCGGTCGTCCGGTGCCGCCCCGCTCGGGTGGCCGTCACGCCGGCGACGCGCCGGGCCGGCCGATCGCGTCCAGCCTGCGGCGCAGCAGGGCCCGCTCCGGCTCGGTGCCGGCCAGGGCGAGCGCCTC encodes:
- a CDS encoding baseplate J/gp47 family protein → MTTRTGRGPNPPGRGGIDYRLGRQADFAADMLTRLGARPELAGLTTREADDPAVALLHAWAGALDVLAFYQERIANEGFLGTATERGSVLMLARAIGYELRPGVAAATWLSFTVTATPGAPDGVPIPAGSQAQSVPGPGELPQVFETVEPLLARPELNAVGLRVTEPRDPRPGDDTLHLAGTGTVLVPGNALLVLGPDWFDVRRVRTVTAVLPQAATALDGGEVVPAYTVVGLDAPVGARTLGAELRHQVPGVQVHLLAQRAALFGHQAQPWSALPVALRVGELNPGTNQVLPGAYADRADSWVDAPFAAAVRELHLDQSYPSVVAGSWLVLETGGTPQLRRVDAVADLPVADFGIAARTTRVTVTGGDSHAFSRRSTTVLGDSRLLPLAPVPRTAPLARVATLELARPAPGLEPGRRLVLTGVDPAGAAVCEVVVVQRVRDAATVDLEANVAHTYRRDSVRVLGNVAEATHGESRAEVLGGGDARQAFQRFTLRHAPLTHVPAATASGSRTTLAVWVDGVRWQEVPALLGQPATARVYTVRRADDGTVTVTFGDGRTGARLPSGRDNVVATYRSGIGRLADLAPGRLTIPLSRPLGLMEVTNPVPAAGADDPEGVDRARRNAPLAVRTLGRVVSLHDHADFARAFAGIGKARADLVWDGQRQIVLLTVAGPDGAPVPESAPVRDDLLRALDAARQPAVPVRILGHRRRRVAVTARLLVAPGHRFAAVAAAARAALVAGLSFDARDYAQPVRASEVQALLHAVPGVAAVVLELLHEAGQPAVRAEVIAAAPARRTGDLLLPADLLTADAGDVTLLEAS
- a CDS encoding DUF6519 domain-containing protein, which encodes MKGDISRATFDQRRHATSVRKQQGRVDLDADWNEQQDIQAHLRATALTDVVGAVGAPLAGGAFALTGGADLTLSAGRYYLDGVLCENDAQVSVFGQPDLPAAGPFVRRLDGTWLPAGAPVPAGVYVAWLQVWPQHVTAIEDPALREVALGGPDTATRLRTVWQVRLAQAGPPGTPVGCADTPPGWAELTAASTGTLAVRADPTGAAGGDCVIPTGSPYTGLDNQYYRVEILSGGAPGTATYVWSRDNAATVATWESIDVDVLTVKVPGRDGSAGFANGSWVELTDDGREQNGVPGTLVQVDRVEGDRIVIRPATATGSLDRAAFPSRPRVRRWDGRGAVPAGGAELDLELGIKIRFAASGGYRTGDWWSFPARAAVHDVEWPRVGTTPVPQTPHGPRRSHGRLGVVAYDGSQWSVLRDCRPVFAPLTGQLALSLLGGDGQEAVPVPASPATLVPLGHDLVAGVAVGGRPVAKARVRFGVTVGQGRVTSGSTTAATVTVETGADGRARCAWQLDSATATQEVTAVLLDEAGQPTGLPLTFTASLSRADRVSYDPTGHPALAGSTTVQAAIDQLAAATTGGWATVTVRPGMDWVQALTTLPAGDVLICFAPGLYISTTPVTFSGRANIRLLGSGPASRVRVQGHEYALMFVDCGTVSVAHLAVETPGPASASHRLGPVTAVNCAEVTVEHAQLTGVPGASPQSTCLTVRNDHNAPPGRVRVLDSDFRIGHGQQGVLLVNPDHAIVTRCRFSCPPRPASLTLAELVKDEKFRGQLAGQLVGRLALDRHDRLERGEWNTVVRVGQWGVRTNSIVPESEWRTLTTLHPPTAEDLRGEEAAGAYMLRLVDLATHDPGRLPTYKRQLTSLKGRLGESAGRIFDTDEGRQTLRDYLVGGGLDVRRSDDIARDRREVALPAPGASLRFDSALSQGAWEAAVAASPPSRPVQTPSAAARHLRAVADRILLEPAFGERYAAAYRQALTAAAETSVGACGVVIGGGTAVGDVEVSDCRFDQVAEGVHIGVSYRSGSPIQGRTIRVTGNDIHLYKAWWRGSGTIRGIKVGNMRHVFVSDNRISVAAGTGLGVWASGVGGPILTIRDNLAQNCEPGIVCDPSWWSAPGKHLWSVTDNVSTHGPILLGSGVRNSGNVS